The proteins below come from a single Papaver somniferum cultivar HN1 chromosome 11, ASM357369v1, whole genome shotgun sequence genomic window:
- the LOC113323309 gene encoding uncharacterized protein LOC113323309 has translation MENRPSVRKGTNSSTTNKYSIPKKISKPVKVVYISNPMKVKTSVSEFRSLVQELTGRDSDISSRSFDRSRFTDSNEIDNFQTVPHDNHRSENMKVNLARTNTNDNINHQQQQQYGDFTEEVLGFDYPSWMSTSSDSSSSIFEPLDDVFVSRVMESMNGVLPLTPLMEVQPTFGGF, from the coding sequence ACTAACAGTAGTACAACAAATAAGTACTCTATTCCTAAGAAAATATCTAAACCAGTCAAAGTTGTTTATATATCAAACCCTATGAAGGTGAAAACAAGTGTTTCTGAGTTCAGATCTTTGGTTCAAGAGCTCACGGGCCGCGATTCTGATATATCATCCAGATCTTTTGATAGGTCAAGATTCACGGATTCTAATGAAATCGATAACTTTCAAACTGTTCCACATGACAATCATCGATCTGAAAACATGAAAGTCAATTTAGCAAGGACTAATACTAATGATAATATTaatcatcagcaacaacaacaatatggTGATTTTACAGAAGAGGTTCTTGGGTTTGATTACCCTAGTTGGATGAGCacatcatctgattcttcatcatcaatatTTGAACCTCTTGATGATGTATTTGTCTCTCGAGTGATGGAGAGTATGAACGGGGTTTTGCCCTTAACCCCATTGATGGAAGTTCAACCAACATTTGGTGGATTTTAG